One Microbacterium sp. No. 7 genomic window carries:
- a CDS encoding YlxR family protein, with protein sequence MTGRHAAVSVRREQSATRGGRMDPVRTCVGCRARASRSSLLRVVVRDGVLIPDEKAVLPGRGAWVHDTPECIDNALRRRAFVRALRVSGPLDTQTIQHIHQRNG encoded by the coding sequence ATGACGGGCCGGCATGCCGCCGTTTCCGTGCGGCGAGAACAGAGCGCGACCCGAGGGGGTAGAATGGATCCGGTTCGAACGTGCGTGGGGTGCCGCGCGCGTGCCTCCCGGTCCTCGCTTCTGAGGGTCGTGGTCAGAGACGGCGTGCTCATCCCCGATGAGAAGGCGGTTCTGCCCGGGCGGGGCGCGTGGGTGCACGACACGCCCGAATGCATCGACAACGCCCTCAGGCGCCGTGCGTTCGTCCGAGCCTTGCGTGTGTCGGGCCCGCTCGATACGCAGACCATCCAACACATCCACCAGCGAAACGGCTGA
- the nusA gene encoding transcription termination factor NusA: MDIDLGLLRTVEREKEIPFEELVAIIEQAILTAYARHTSPTGALPEGARAELDRKSGHVAIFVPLRDDEGAIIGEEESTPEDFGRIAAFAAKQVISQRLRDIADEAVLGEFRGKEGDIVAGVVQQGPNPRMVHVDLGTVEAILPPEEQVPGEEYAHGSRIRVYVTSVAKGTKGPAITVSRTHPGLVRKLFALEVPEIASGLVEIVSLAREAGHRTKIAVKTDDPSINAKGACIGELGRRVRAVTEELGGEKIDIVDFDPELAKFVANALSPAKVTSSFVLDANSKAVRALVPDYQLSLAIGKEGQNARLAAKLTGAKIDIQPDSILES, translated from the coding sequence GTGGATATCGATCTGGGACTGCTGCGGACGGTCGAACGCGAGAAGGAGATCCCCTTCGAAGAGCTCGTCGCGATCATCGAGCAGGCCATCCTCACCGCGTACGCGCGGCACACCTCTCCGACCGGGGCGCTGCCCGAGGGCGCGCGCGCCGAGCTCGACCGCAAGAGCGGCCACGTCGCGATCTTCGTGCCGCTGCGCGACGACGAGGGCGCGATCATCGGCGAGGAGGAGTCGACGCCCGAGGACTTCGGCCGCATCGCCGCGTTCGCGGCGAAGCAGGTCATCAGCCAGCGTCTGCGCGACATCGCCGACGAGGCGGTGCTCGGCGAGTTCCGCGGCAAGGAGGGCGACATCGTCGCCGGCGTCGTCCAGCAGGGCCCGAACCCCCGCATGGTGCACGTCGACCTCGGCACCGTCGAGGCGATCCTTCCTCCCGAGGAGCAGGTGCCGGGCGAGGAGTACGCGCACGGCTCGCGCATCCGCGTCTACGTGACGTCGGTCGCCAAGGGCACGAAGGGTCCGGCGATCACGGTGTCGCGCACGCATCCCGGCCTCGTGCGCAAGCTGTTCGCGCTGGAGGTCCCCGAGATCGCCTCCGGGCTCGTCGAGATCGTGTCGCTCGCGCGCGAGGCGGGCCATCGCACCAAGATCGCCGTGAAGACCGACGATCCCTCGATCAACGCGAAGGGCGCCTGCATCGGCGAGCTCGGCCGCCGTGTGCGCGCCGTGACGGAGGAGCTCGGCGGCGAGAAGATCGACATCGTCGACTTCGACCCCGAGCTGGCCAAGTTCGTCGCCAACGCCCTGTCGCCCGCGAAGGTGACCTCGAGCTTCGTCCTCGACGCGAACAGCAAGGCCGTGCGCGCGCTCGTGCCCGACTACCAGCTGTCGCTCGCGATCGGCAAGGAAGGCCAGAACGCGCGCCTCGCCGCGAAGCTCACGGGGGCGAAGATCGACATCCAGCCCGACAGCATCCTCGAGTCGTGA
- a CDS encoding SDR family NAD(P)-dependent oxidoreductase has product MIGSDSPLRGQGVLVTGAASGIGHGLARHFSALGCRVLMVDLDGERLEERAAGIEGAIPVLADARSEADMERAFGASPVPVSIAIANAGVSRPRTLAVDLPVDEWDRIVDHNLKSAFVTMRAAVRHQQRHRIGGRIIATASVASVVAEPGYAAYAAAKWGVVGLVKSIAMEVAAQGIRVNAICPGDVSTRFLDETAPPGAGSGPIGRPASIRELLPWYELLAGPGGEYLVGEAIVIDGGLSLTALS; this is encoded by the coding sequence ATGATCGGCTCGGACAGCCCGCTGCGCGGGCAGGGCGTGCTCGTGACCGGTGCGGCCAGCGGCATCGGCCACGGCCTCGCCCGGCACTTCTCGGCCCTGGGCTGCCGGGTCCTCATGGTCGACCTCGACGGAGAGCGGCTCGAGGAGCGGGCGGCCGGGATCGAGGGAGCGATCCCGGTCCTCGCCGACGCGAGAAGCGAGGCCGACATGGAACGGGCGTTCGGCGCGTCGCCCGTGCCGGTGAGCATCGCCATCGCCAACGCGGGCGTCTCGCGGCCCCGCACGCTCGCCGTCGACCTGCCCGTCGACGAGTGGGACCGCATCGTCGACCACAATCTGAAGAGCGCGTTCGTGACGATGCGTGCGGCTGTGCGGCATCAGCAGCGCCACCGGATCGGTGGCCGCATCATCGCGACCGCCTCCGTCGCGAGCGTCGTCGCGGAGCCGGGCTACGCCGCCTATGCCGCTGCCAAGTGGGGCGTCGTCGGCCTGGTGAAGTCGATCGCGATGGAGGTGGCGGCGCAGGGAATACGGGTGAACGCGATCTGCCCCGGAGACGTCAGCACTCGCTTCCTGGACGAGACCGCGCCCCCCGGAGCCGGCAGCGGCCCGATCGGACGACCGGCGAGCATCCGGGAGCTCCTGCCCTGGTACGAGCTCCTCGCCGGTCCGGGAGGCGAGTACCTCGTCGGGGAGGCGATCGTGATCGACGGCGGGCTCTCGCTCACAGCGCTTTCGTAG
- a CDS encoding NAD/NADP octopine/nopaline dehydrogenase family protein has product MRVGIVGAGSIGLSTAADLLGRGHTITGLVDRDPDRVASLERSGVIRLDGRLGSGEIGLPPMGDDPGMLEGSALVIVATTADRHAEAAASLASAIGDGAPVLLTTGFVAGARCFAAAMRARDASLHPRVLELNTSPYLSYADARGRTHVAIRKTWFQLSAADRGALEGTAPLVEELYPQAERTCHGVAASLNNPNPVANASSFLLNAGFALREIAGEVEGRGAFSLADFGSAALDRLRDGLDEERIAVMRALGSAGEAITRAEFPRRAYGEGSRHPRVPRVGPTFQPRFFREDIPCGLAPVEALGESRGVATPVTSAFITLAEAVTGEPLRSTGEARARAAEALAALDEEER; this is encoded by the coding sequence GTGAGAGTCGGCATCGTCGGTGCCGGGAGCATCGGCCTCTCGACGGCGGCCGACCTCCTCGGACGCGGGCACACGATCACCGGGCTGGTGGACCGGGACCCGGATCGGGTGGCTTCGCTCGAGCGTTCGGGCGTCATCCGGCTCGACGGGCGGCTCGGCTCGGGAGAGATCGGTCTTCCGCCGATGGGCGACGATCCCGGGATGCTGGAGGGCTCGGCCCTCGTGATCGTGGCCACGACCGCGGACCGGCATGCGGAGGCGGCGGCGTCGCTCGCCTCCGCCATCGGCGACGGGGCGCCGGTGCTGCTGACGACCGGCTTCGTCGCGGGAGCCCGCTGCTTCGCCGCAGCGATGCGCGCGCGTGATGCGTCGCTGCATCCTCGTGTGCTCGAGCTCAACACCAGCCCGTACCTCTCCTACGCCGACGCGCGGGGGAGGACGCATGTCGCGATACGGAAGACCTGGTTCCAGCTCTCCGCGGCCGATCGCGGCGCCCTGGAAGGCACCGCTCCGCTTGTCGAGGAGCTCTATCCGCAGGCGGAGCGCACATGTCATGGCGTGGCGGCATCCCTGAACAACCCGAACCCCGTGGCCAACGCATCGTCGTTCCTGCTCAACGCCGGCTTCGCACTGCGGGAGATCGCGGGAGAGGTCGAAGGCAGAGGCGCGTTCAGCCTTGCGGACTTCGGCTCGGCCGCGCTGGACCGACTGCGGGACGGCCTCGACGAGGAGCGGATCGCGGTGATGCGCGCGCTCGGATCTGCCGGCGAGGCGATCACCCGCGCCGAGTTCCCCCGCCGCGCCTACGGCGAAGGCTCGCGGCATCCGCGGGTGCCCCGTGTCGGGCCGACCTTCCAGCCCCGTTTCTTCCGCGAAGACATACCGTGCGGGCTCGCGCCGGTCGAGGCCCTCGGCGAGAGCCGAGGCGTCGCGACGCCGGTGACGAGCGCGTTCATCACGCTCGCAGAGGCCGTCACGGGCGAGCCGTTGCGCAGCACCGGAGAGGCGAGGGCCCGTGCGGCCGAGGCGCTCGCGGCGCTCGACGAGGAGGAGCGATGA
- the allB gene encoding allantoinase AllB, with product MSADEFDLVIRKGRIVLPDRVIAGDVGVTGGRIAAIGPELAGNGRAEVDASGLVVMAGMIDTHVHLRDPGHPQRENFATGTAAAAKGGITTVLEMPSGIPAVADAESWRHKLALVAPKAHVDFGLYGGAGASNLDRIAEQAAVGAIAFKSFMIPPGPLSDPGIESRSLADDVSFLRAMREIRAAERVAVVHAENGGLCAHFAAEQRARGRNDLQAHADSRPPITEVEAVSRAIVLGAEAAVRLSFAHVSTRGAVEQIRRAKASGLTVTAEACPHHLLLGTSERPALGPFGKINPPLRDREHREALWAGLLDGTIDFIGTDHAPYTAADKEPGWASIWDAPAGGHGLETALAVLLTQVAGGRLTLPQLTRIVSLNAAKVFGLHPRKGELRPGADADLILVDTERAAEFSAESSVSVSRDGARLWEGYPTIGAVLATYVRGELVMRDGDIVGPRGFGRLVTAERSARPA from the coding sequence ATGAGCGCCGACGAGTTCGACCTCGTGATCCGCAAGGGCAGAATCGTGCTGCCCGATCGCGTGATCGCCGGCGACGTCGGCGTCACCGGGGGACGCATCGCCGCGATCGGACCGGAGCTCGCCGGCAACGGACGAGCCGAGGTCGACGCGAGCGGGCTCGTCGTGATGGCGGGCATGATCGACACGCACGTGCACCTCCGAGACCCCGGACACCCGCAGCGGGAGAACTTCGCGACGGGCACGGCCGCGGCCGCGAAGGGCGGCATCACCACCGTGCTGGAGATGCCGTCCGGCATACCGGCGGTGGCCGACGCCGAGAGCTGGCGCCACAAGCTCGCGCTCGTCGCGCCGAAGGCGCACGTCGACTTCGGGCTCTACGGAGGCGCCGGGGCGAGCAATCTGGATCGGATCGCCGAGCAGGCGGCCGTGGGGGCGATCGCCTTCAAGTCCTTCATGATCCCGCCGGGCCCGCTCTCCGACCCGGGGATCGAGTCGCGGAGCCTGGCCGACGACGTGAGCTTCCTGCGTGCGATGCGGGAGATCCGCGCCGCCGAACGGGTGGCCGTCGTGCACGCCGAGAACGGCGGGCTGTGCGCCCACTTCGCCGCCGAGCAGCGGGCGAGAGGCCGGAACGACCTTCAGGCGCATGCCGACTCGCGCCCCCCGATCACGGAGGTGGAGGCCGTGTCGCGGGCCATCGTGCTCGGCGCCGAGGCCGCTGTGCGGCTCTCCTTCGCGCACGTGAGCACCCGGGGCGCCGTGGAGCAGATCCGGCGCGCGAAGGCGAGCGGCCTCACCGTCACGGCAGAGGCCTGTCCGCACCACCTGCTGCTGGGCACGTCGGAGCGACCGGCTCTCGGGCCTTTCGGCAAGATCAACCCTCCGCTGCGCGATCGGGAGCATCGGGAAGCGCTCTGGGCGGGCCTGCTCGACGGCACGATCGATTTCATCGGCACCGACCACGCCCCCTATACGGCGGCCGACAAGGAGCCCGGCTGGGCGAGCATCTGGGATGCTCCCGCGGGCGGGCACGGCCTGGAGACGGCGCTCGCCGTGCTTCTCACGCAGGTCGCAGGAGGCCGGCTCACTCTGCCCCAGCTCACGCGGATCGTCTCGCTCAACGCGGCGAAGGTCTTCGGGCTGCACCCCAGGAAGGGCGAGCTGCGTCCCGGTGCGGATGCCGACCTCATCCTGGTCGACACCGAGCGAGCCGCCGAGTTCTCGGCCGAGTCCTCGGTGTCGGTGAGCCGGGACGGCGCCCGGCTCTGGGAGGGCTATCCCACCATCGGCGCGGTCCTGGCCACCTATGTGCGCGGTGAGCTCGTGATGAGGGACGGCGACATCGTGGGTCCGCGGGGCTTCGGCCGCCTGGTGACCGCTGAGCGGTCGGCGAGACCGGCGTGA
- a CDS encoding aldehyde dehydrogenase family protein, with translation MRKLSAVVPAIIGGERVLTGAAFDVIDPSSGTVVGQVALCGPPEVDRAVAAARTAFRTTWRHVSAAGRARHLRAIAAIFQQHADELAELETLDTGKPLSQSRIDVGFAIRYFEYYANMVEAVFGDVIPVGTDRLTLAIREPHGVTGHIVPWNYPLGLSTRTIAPSIAAGNCCVLKPAEDASLTPSRISELALEAGLPAGVLNCVTGPGGVTGQALVEHHDVDYISFTGSVPVGHRIAAAAAHTLTPVALELGGKSPNIVFADADLDEAAPVLARSIIQNAGQTCSAGSRLLVADEVHDELQGRLVEIFRATRIGPGEEDPDLGPVISAKQLGSVTDMIERGKQEATLLTGGGRAAEPRLAGGYFVEPTLFGDVAPEASIFQQEIFGPVLTLTRFRDIDEAIELANGTEYGLVSGVWTGSISTAHRMIQELDSGQVMVNTFSNGVELPFSGRRKSGYGVEKGYDGLLAFTKVKGAVIAWSRS, from the coding sequence ATGAGGAAGCTCAGCGCAGTGGTACCGGCGATCATCGGCGGCGAGCGAGTGCTCACCGGAGCCGCGTTCGACGTGATCGATCCCTCGAGCGGCACGGTCGTGGGCCAGGTGGCGCTCTGCGGTCCGCCCGAGGTCGACCGTGCGGTCGCGGCGGCTCGAACCGCCTTCCGCACCACCTGGAGGCATGTCAGCGCCGCCGGCCGAGCACGCCACCTCCGGGCGATCGCGGCGATCTTCCAGCAGCACGCCGATGAGCTCGCTGAGCTCGAGACGCTCGACACCGGCAAGCCGCTCTCCCAGTCGCGGATCGACGTGGGGTTCGCGATCCGGTACTTCGAGTACTACGCGAACATGGTCGAGGCCGTCTTCGGCGACGTCATCCCGGTGGGCACCGACCGCCTCACGCTCGCGATCCGCGAGCCCCACGGCGTGACCGGGCACATCGTGCCCTGGAACTATCCGCTCGGCCTCAGCACCCGCACGATCGCCCCGTCGATCGCGGCGGGGAACTGCTGCGTGCTCAAACCCGCCGAGGACGCCTCGCTCACGCCCTCTCGCATCAGTGAGCTGGCGCTGGAGGCGGGCCTGCCCGCCGGCGTGCTCAACTGCGTCACCGGGCCGGGCGGTGTGACCGGACAGGCGCTCGTCGAGCACCATGACGTCGACTACATCTCGTTCACCGGTTCGGTGCCGGTGGGTCATCGCATCGCGGCGGCGGCGGCGCACACCCTGACCCCGGTCGCGCTGGAGCTCGGCGGCAAGTCGCCGAACATCGTGTTCGCCGACGCCGACCTCGACGAGGCCGCTCCGGTCCTCGCCCGATCGATCATCCAGAACGCCGGGCAGACGTGTTCGGCGGGGTCGAGACTGCTCGTGGCGGACGAGGTGCACGACGAGCTGCAAGGCCGCCTGGTCGAGATCTTCCGGGCGACGCGCATCGGGCCGGGCGAGGAGGATCCGGATCTCGGGCCGGTGATCTCGGCGAAGCAGCTGGGCAGCGTCACGGACATGATCGAGCGGGGCAAGCAGGAGGCCACCCTGCTCACCGGCGGCGGCCGCGCGGCAGAGCCCCGGCTGGCCGGCGGCTACTTCGTGGAGCCCACCCTCTTCGGCGACGTCGCGCCGGAGGCATCCATCTTCCAGCAGGAGATCTTCGGCCCCGTGCTCACCCTCACCCGCTTCCGCGACATCGACGAGGCGATCGAGCTGGCGAACGGCACCGAGTACGGCCTCGTGTCCGGCGTGTGGACGGGCAGCATCTCCACGGCCCATCGCATGATCCAGGAGCTGGACAGCGGACAGGTCATGGTGAACACCTTCTCGAACGGGGTCGAGCTCCCGTTCTCGGGACGGCGCAAGTCGGGCTACGGAGTGGAGAAGGGGTACGACGGGCTCCTCGCCTTCACGAAGGTGAAGGGCGCCGTGATCGCCTGGTCCCGGTCATGA
- a CDS encoding ABC transporter substrate-binding protein: MPSNEIRIGTAPNLAYAPQYVAASRGYFRDAGLDVSIVDAPPGSGEVVGDVIDGKITLVLGSVLFAHRMAMLTGGNARIVAAANTNSRHVLMARRGEFDTGLSWAALGGRVVNIAPTFVPTSWFAFREGLRRHGLTLEDVPTLVGFQAQHVVEEFLQGAGDLLFIGGEEGQHPHLHRVATMAEGFGPTPWSVYCSSSEWAEAHGAELQAFRAALTRGMDFVFERDLDEVVAQLRPDFPHLDDQRIGDTVVGYREIPFWARDAEVDLTALREWQDALIRWGMLAGGTDLVSLATGHGAAGSQRSDPSGEERKR; the protein is encoded by the coding sequence ATGCCCAGCAACGAGATCCGCATCGGAACGGCTCCGAACCTCGCCTACGCCCCCCAGTACGTCGCCGCGTCGCGCGGATACTTCCGGGATGCCGGCCTGGACGTGAGCATCGTCGACGCCCCGCCCGGCTCCGGCGAGGTCGTCGGGGACGTGATCGACGGGAAGATCACCCTCGTGCTCGGCAGTGTGCTCTTCGCCCACCGCATGGCGATGCTCACCGGGGGCAATGCTCGCATCGTCGCGGCGGCGAACACCAACAGCCGTCATGTTCTCATGGCGCGCAGGGGAGAGTTCGACACCGGGCTGAGCTGGGCCGCGCTCGGCGGCAGAGTCGTGAACATCGCACCGACCTTCGTGCCCACCTCGTGGTTCGCCTTCCGGGAGGGACTCCGGCGTCACGGGCTGACACTGGAGGACGTCCCCACGCTGGTCGGCTTTCAGGCCCAGCACGTCGTCGAGGAGTTCCTCCAGGGAGCGGGCGATCTGCTCTTCATCGGCGGCGAGGAGGGCCAGCACCCGCACCTGCACAGGGTCGCCACGATGGCGGAGGGCTTCGGGCCGACCCCGTGGAGCGTGTACTGCTCGTCATCCGAGTGGGCAGAGGCTCATGGGGCCGAACTGCAGGCCTTCCGCGCGGCGCTCACCCGCGGCATGGACTTCGTGTTCGAGCGCGATCTCGACGAGGTCGTCGCGCAGCTGAGACCTGACTTCCCCCATCTCGACGATCAGAGGATCGGGGACACGGTCGTCGGATACCGCGAGATCCCCTTCTGGGCACGCGACGCCGAGGTCGATCTGACCGCCCTCCGCGAGTGGCAGGACGCTCTCATCCGCTGGGGCATGCTCGCCGGCGGCACCGACCTCGTGAGCCTTGCGACGGGACACGGGGCAGCCGGGAGTCAGCGGTCGGATCCGTCTGGTGAGGAGAGGAAGAGATGA
- a CDS encoding FadR/GntR family transcriptional regulator yields the protein MTTDPGQDEPDFEVEIVPDETLRYYLSMLSEREAMELAALDALAREQRPVGSARLAKTWASYGIVRGQATAGRFLDHLETQGYSRGAGVKVGRIITRAGLDRRNAQIRFLNRRRLSREIIRAADASVVTELIDLLHARRGLETEAARLAVERAGDEEIQGLLDAAHEHLRHVEDGGPVAEGTSHGFHLSIVELSHNEVILSTLRLLIEGVDPKLQATLQVATERMKATVTQAREHLEILHAMLDRDAERAAALVHHHFTELIALSASLTSDETADPPAAPPRASNERI from the coding sequence ATGACGACCGATCCCGGGCAGGACGAACCGGATTTCGAGGTGGAGATAGTCCCCGATGAGACGCTCAGATATTACCTCTCGATGCTCTCCGAGCGTGAGGCGATGGAGCTCGCGGCGCTCGACGCGCTCGCGAGGGAGCAACGTCCCGTGGGCTCGGCAAGGCTCGCCAAGACCTGGGCGTCCTACGGAATCGTTCGCGGGCAGGCCACGGCCGGAAGGTTCCTCGACCACCTGGAGACGCAGGGCTACTCGAGGGGGGCCGGCGTGAAGGTCGGGAGGATCATCACGCGCGCAGGCCTCGATCGCAGGAACGCGCAGATCCGTTTCCTCAATCGGAGGCGGCTGAGCCGCGAGATCATCCGTGCCGCGGACGCGTCCGTGGTCACCGAGCTCATCGATCTGCTGCATGCCCGGCGCGGGCTCGAGACCGAAGCGGCGAGACTCGCCGTCGAACGTGCCGGCGACGAGGAGATCCAAGGCCTCCTGGACGCCGCCCACGAGCACCTCCGCCATGTCGAGGACGGCGGCCCGGTCGCCGAGGGAACCTCTCATGGCTTCCATCTCTCGATCGTGGAGCTCTCGCACAACGAGGTGATCCTCTCCACGCTCCGACTGCTCATCGAGGGCGTCGATCCGAAGCTGCAGGCCACGCTCCAAGTGGCCACGGAGCGGATGAAGGCGACGGTCACCCAGGCGCGAGAACACCTGGAGATCCTCCACGCGATGCTCGATCGCGACGCCGAGCGTGCCGCCGCGCTGGTGCATCACCATTTCACCGAGCTCATCGCGCTCAGCGCCTCCCTCACCTCCGACGAGACGGCCGACCCGCCCGCCGCGCCGCCGAGGGCCTCGAACGAAAGAATCTGA
- a CDS encoding ATP-binding cassette domain-containing protein, with product MLEVKDVSLAYSTGKLFTRRKERVLAVDNVSLHVMPGEALGIVGESGSGKSSLAKIVMGLETPSAGSVDFLGTDLLKVKGAERRRLGARLQMVFQDPYSSLNPKMTLKQLVTEPLVVHGLARRDELEQRCRDLLEKVSLDPEWGDRYPGALSGGQRQRVAIARALASSPDLIVCDEPVSALDASIRAQVLNVLVDMQRDHGVGTLFIAHDLAIVRHVCDRVAVMHRGRVVEVLDAADIPERVQHPYTKALLEANPSPLRKKDTEDAGP from the coding sequence ATGCTTGAGGTGAAGGACGTCTCTCTCGCCTACTCGACGGGGAAGCTCTTCACCCGCAGGAAGGAGAGGGTCCTCGCCGTCGACAACGTCAGCCTGCACGTGATGCCCGGCGAGGCGTTGGGAATAGTGGGCGAGTCGGGCAGCGGCAAGAGCTCGCTAGCGAAGATCGTCATGGGCCTTGAGACGCCCAGCGCCGGGTCCGTGGACTTCCTGGGAACCGATCTGCTGAAGGTGAAGGGAGCCGAGCGGCGGCGGCTCGGGGCACGGCTCCAGATGGTGTTCCAGGATCCGTACTCGAGCCTGAACCCGAAGATGACGCTGAAGCAGCTCGTCACCGAGCCGCTCGTCGTGCACGGGCTCGCGCGAAGAGACGAGCTCGAGCAGCGATGCAGAGATCTTCTCGAGAAGGTGAGCCTCGACCCCGAATGGGGCGACCGCTACCCCGGGGCGCTCTCCGGCGGCCAGCGGCAGCGCGTGGCGATCGCCCGCGCACTGGCCTCCTCGCCCGATCTCATCGTCTGCGACGAACCGGTGTCCGCCCTTGACGCCTCCATCCGCGCGCAGGTGCTCAACGTGCTCGTCGACATGCAGCGCGACCACGGTGTCGGAACACTGTTCATCGCGCACGACCTGGCGATCGTGCGGCACGTGTGCGATCGGGTCGCGGTGATGCATCGCGGCCGGGTGGTGGAGGTGCTGGACGCCGCGGACATCCCGGAGCGCGTGCAGCACCCCTACACGAAGGCACTGCTGGAGGCGAACCCGTCGCCGCTTCGGAAGAAGGACACGGAGGACGCAGGCCCCTAG
- a CDS encoding ABC transporter ATP-binding protein → MAAETRRGSEDVVLAVNGLSVRYHVGGTSATILEGIDLELGPREMIGVVGESGSGKSTLAKALLRLQPRNEVDVSGEVTLNGQDVLSASPRQLRRIRGGSVGMVLQDAMVSLNPSLTIGFQLVEGIRAHRDVSRAEARKIAIELLELVALPDPAKHLRQYPRQLSGGMRQRVAIAIGICAEPSVLIADEPTSALDVTVQRQIMVLLRSLQQRLGMSVIFITHDLDLASEFCDRIMVLYSGRVVETGTAEEIFTNPQMPYTAGLLACTPRMDAPKSDDAHLPSLRGSIHDSWAASTSCRFAPRCDFARDVCWAGEPDLTPRHGPAHAARCAGTEEGGWIDGSVQWAQAHA, encoded by the coding sequence ATGGCGGCGGAGACGCGACGCGGGTCCGAGGACGTGGTGCTCGCGGTCAACGGGCTGTCCGTGAGATATCACGTCGGCGGGACGAGCGCGACGATCCTCGAGGGGATCGATCTCGAGCTGGGCCCCCGGGAGATGATCGGGGTGGTCGGCGAATCGGGCAGCGGCAAGAGCACGCTCGCGAAGGCGCTTCTGCGGCTGCAGCCACGGAACGAGGTCGACGTCAGCGGAGAGGTGACGCTCAACGGCCAGGACGTCTTGTCGGCGTCGCCGCGGCAGTTGCGCAGGATCCGAGGCGGCAGCGTGGGCATGGTGCTGCAGGACGCCATGGTGAGCCTGAACCCCTCGCTCACGATCGGCTTCCAGCTGGTGGAGGGGATTCGCGCGCATCGCGACGTGTCGCGGGCCGAGGCGCGCAAGATCGCGATCGAGCTGCTCGAGCTCGTGGCGCTGCCGGATCCCGCGAAGCATCTGAGACAGTATCCGAGGCAGCTCTCGGGCGGCATGCGCCAGCGCGTCGCCATCGCGATCGGCATCTGCGCCGAGCCCTCGGTGCTCATCGCGGACGAGCCGACGAGCGCGCTCGACGTGACGGTTCAGCGCCAGATCATGGTGCTGCTCCGCTCCCTGCAGCAGCGCCTCGGCATGTCGGTGATCTTCATCACGCACGACCTGGATCTCGCCAGCGAGTTCTGCGACCGCATCATGGTCCTCTATTCGGGAAGGGTGGTCGAGACCGGGACCGCCGAGGAGATCTTCACCAACCCGCAGATGCCCTACACGGCAGGCCTCCTCGCATGCACCCCGAGGATGGACGCCCCGAAAAGCGACGACGCTCATCTTCCCTCGCTGCGGGGGAGCATCCACGACAGCTGGGCCGCGAGCACGAGCTGCCGGTTCGCTCCGAGATGCGACTTCGCGCGCGACGTGTGCTGGGCGGGCGAGCCGGATCTGACGCCGCGGCATGGGCCGGCCCATGCCGCGCGTTGCGCGGGCACCGAGGAAGGGGGGTGGATCGATGGCTCGGTCCAGTGGGCACAGGCCCATGCTTGA
- a CDS encoding ABC transporter permease: MTTEIVAIGLGKRAGRVRRSRAGFNYELLFGVTIILLVVAAALLGPLLSQDPLKNDLVGRLQAPGAPGHLLGTDELGRDVLARLVLAARVTLSVAIPAALLAAVLGVVLGLLAGFRGGVTDQVVMRLVDAQLAYPLILLAIVVIAVFGSSWAILLVVFTAATWASFARIVRANATQARQAEYVLSARVTGAGQSRIMFRHILPNLIGNVVTQFNIAISEIILLESGLSYLGLGVQPPTPTWGNMVLGGQSYIDTAWWIIVLPGLCIVMTVLGFQWLGQGIVREKRKR; encoded by the coding sequence TTGACAACTGAGATCGTCGCCATCGGGCTCGGAAAGCGTGCGGGCCGCGTTCGCCGGAGCAGGGCGGGCTTCAACTATGAGCTGCTCTTCGGCGTGACCATCATCCTGCTCGTCGTCGCGGCCGCGTTGCTCGGTCCGCTGCTCTCACAGGACCCGCTCAAGAACGACCTCGTCGGACGCCTGCAGGCGCCTGGCGCCCCGGGCCATCTGCTCGGCACCGATGAGCTGGGGCGCGATGTGCTGGCCCGGCTCGTGCTCGCGGCGCGAGTGACCCTCTCGGTCGCGATACCGGCGGCGCTCCTCGCCGCGGTCCTCGGCGTGGTGCTCGGCCTGCTCGCCGGCTTCAGGGGCGGCGTCACCGACCAGGTCGTCATGCGCCTCGTCGACGCGCAGCTCGCCTACCCGCTGATCCTGCTCGCGATCGTGGTGATCGCGGTGTTCGGCAGTTCCTGGGCCATCCTGCTGGTGGTCTTCACCGCCGCCACCTGGGCCTCGTTCGCGAGGATCGTCAGGGCGAACGCCACACAGGCGAGGCAGGCGGAGTATGTGCTCTCGGCGAGGGTGACCGGTGCCGGACAGAGTCGCATCATGTTCCGGCACATCCTGCCGAACCTGATCGGCAATGTCGTGACCCAGTTCAACATCGCGATCTCCGAGATCATCCTGCTCGAGTCGGGGCTCAGCTATCTGGGCCTCGGCGTCCAGCCTCCGACGCCCACCTGGGGGAACATGGTGCTCGGCGGTCAGTCGTACATCGACACCGCCTGGTGGATCATCGTGCTGCCCGGGCTCTGCATCGTGATGACCGTGCTGGGCTTCCAGTGGCTCGGCCAGGGCATCGTCCGCGAGAAGAGGAAGAGATGA